In Acidisarcina polymorpha, the DNA window TCAACAACCTCTCTTTGCCCCTGAACTATGGGCTCAACGCTGATCAAACCATCGGCTTCCCGGCGGGAATGACCTCCTTCAGCCCCTTTGCCAACTCCCTTACTCCGATCTCTATTGGGCCGTTCGGCGATATCGGCGATGGCGCATACGTGCCGCTGCAGGACATCGATGGTACCTTCCAGTACGCTGGTACGGTCAGCTGGACCAAGGGAAACCACAACTTCAAGTTCGGCGCCAGCCTGATCCGCCGCCAGGCGCGGAACGTTCAAAGCGCCTCGGCAGTCGGAGCCTACAGCTTCAACTTGCCCACTGACAGCAACGCCGATCAGCTCACGCAGCAGAACAACCAGCTCGCCTCGACTTTGGTTGGAGCTTACAACAGCGAGACTCGCAACTTTAACCTTTCCCCGCCCGACTATCGCAGCTGGGAACCGAGCGGATTCGCCCAGGATAGCTGGAAGATAAACCCGAAGTTGACCTTGCTCTACGGTCTACGCTATGACGTCTTCACGCCATTCACCGAAGCTCATGACCACATCTCCAACTTCGACTTTCCCGAAGCTCTCGGACTCACCGCTGCCAACATCGGCGATGCGTTGAAGGTCGCTGGAGTGAACGGAGTCGATAAGCAGGTCAACATCCCAACGGATTATTCCAATGTCGCCCCACGGCTTGGATTCTCATACTCTCTTATGCCCGGCACCATCCTTCGTGGCGGCTACGGACTGAGCTTCTTCCCCGGCAACTACACCTCCAACGCCGACCTGAAGAATGCTCCGTTCACCTCGATCTTCAGCCCGTCCTGCCAGTCCGACCTCGCAGTTGCCATTGAAGAAGGTCAAAACGGCGGCGCGCCTCTCCCGGGTCAAAATCCGGCCTGCTCGACTATCGGCGCGCCCGGTGTCCTGAACGAAGGCCTGCCAACGCCTACCGCGCCAAATCTCACGGCGCTGAATACCGTCACCGGATTGAGCTTTGTGGCAGAGGCCCCGCATTTCAAGTCGGCCCTCATTCAACAGTTCAATCTGCAGGTGGAGCAGCAGATCGGTCCCAACGTCTTCACCATTGGCTATGTGGGCAACATCGGTCAGCACCTGCCTGAATCCATCAACAACATCAACCAGGCTTTGCCCTACAACCCTCTCGCCCCACTTGGCAGTGCAGCAAATCCAGTCGGCGGAGCCCGCCCTCTGAATGCGCAGCTCCCGAATCTAGGCGGAGTGAGCTACATCAACAGCGGCGGCATCTCCAACTACAGCGCCTTGCAGACCTCCTTCCAGCGCCGTTTCACCAAGGGCCTGGCCTTCGACGCCAACTACACCTGGGGTAAGGCGCTCAGCGACATCACTGGCTTCTCCCAACAGGGCAGCAACCAGGGTTGGAGCAACGCCAATCCTCTCAACATCCGTGGCATCGAATATGGTGTTGCGGAAAACGACATCCAGAACCGCTTTGCCATCGGTCTGAATTACGAAATTCAGTATGGCAGAGAGTTCACCGGCATCAAGAAAACCGCCTTCTCCGGATGGCAGATCAACCTGATCTCCGCCTGGCAAAGCGGCAAACCCTTCACCGTCATCAACAGCGGCGCCGGGGTGGACAATCCTGAAGGCTTGGGCTACAGCAATCGCGCCACCCCGCAAAACAGCGGCGGTAACGATCGCCCTGACCAGCTTGGCGACGCGCGACTCGGCAACCGCAGCATCAACCACTGGTTCGACACCACCAAATTCGCCCCGCAGCCTCTGGGGACGATCGGTACCGCGCAGCGCAACTCGCTCTTCGGACCCGAGTATCGCCACGTGGATCTCTCCCTGTTCAAAACTTTTCCCGTCACGGAGCGTGTGAACCTGCAGTTCCGAGTCGAAAGCTTCAACATTGCCAACACGCCGAACTTCTATTTGCAGAACGGCCAGCCAGGCGACTCCTTCGGAAACGCAGGTTTCGGAACGATCTCCCAGACCGACCCGAACTACACACCGCGTGAATTTCAGTTCGCGCTGAAGGCGCAATTCTGACATTGAAATGACGGGCTCAGCGGCGAGTTGAAGTTAGGTCGCCGGATGAGCCCGCACAGGCGTCCGATCGAGGTAGCTTTGGCAACCTCATTTCTTGGGTTCTGTCGCAATAAGGATGTATGAACGGTGAAAGGCCGATAGGATCGGGTTGCTTATGCTTCCAAGGAGTAGAACTGCACTCAAATGGCGGAATTTTGCTCTTCGGCCTCATTTACTGCACTTAAAGACCGGAATTCGAAATGGCTTATGTACTTTAATCCCGAACGAAAGAACGTGCAGCGGAACGGTGAAGAGCGTAAACGACTGCGTTTGTGATGTCGCCGATGTCAACAGTGTGAAGATTTCCGTGGCCAACAAGGAGTAAGAAAGAAGATGTACCATTCACAGGGCGGATCTAGACACCACCTGAACCGCCGTATGTGGCTGCCATTCTGGTTGTCAAGCATATGCAGGTAACGAAAACCATTGGGGGCTCTATGAGTGGCTTCATCAAATCTACCTGTCAAAATGTCGTCATAACGATTCATGTCTTGATGGTTTTGGCTTGTTTCGGCAATATGGGCCACGCTCAGAACAGCGTGTTGACACAGCATAATGACAATCTTCGCGACGGCGTGAATGCCACGGAGAGCGTCCTGACCCCCTCGAATGTCAATGCCAATCAGTTTGGACTGCTGTTCAAGCTAGGGGTAGATGACCAGGTGTACGCACAGCCGCTGGTGGACGACAGCGTTAGCGTTAATGGCGCCACGCACAGCGTGGTCTACATCGCGACGACCAACAACAGCGTATACGCCTTCGATGCCAATACGGGCGCTCCTTACTGGCATGTAAACCTGGGCACTGCCTTGAAGGTCAGCGATATTGGGTTTGGCTGTACGGATGTTCTGAACACGACAGGCATCATGAGTACACCGGTGATCAATCCGAGCAACAACACGATGTACGTGGTGGCCGAGACCTACATCAATGGTACGGCCGCGCATAAGTTGCATGCACTTAGCCTGTCCACCGGTGCCGAACAGTCGGGTAGCCCAGTACAGATTCAGGCCAGCGGTTTTAGCTCCGAGGACGCGCTGCAGCGTCCTGGACTTTTGCTGGCCAACGGAAACATCTACTTCTCATTTGCCTCTCATTGCGATCACGGGTCATGGAAAGGCTTTACTTTTGCTTACAACGCGGCCTCTCTGGCACAAGTGGGCGTCTTCGACCCGTCGCCCGACGACAACGGCGCTGGCATTTGGCAATCTGGCAATGGCGATGCGGCGGATTCTGCCGGATACGTCTACTGGGTGACGGGGAACGGCACCTGGGATGGTGTCAACGATTTTAGCGAGAGCATGATGAAGGGAACACCGAACCTCGGCCTTGCGGATTGGTATACGCCCACCAACCCAGCCGGCCTCGACAGCGGGGACATCGACTTGACCTCTTCCGGCCCGCTGCTGCTCGCCAACACGAGCCTAATGATCGCTGGAGGCAAGCAGGGCGTGCTAAACCTGGTGAATACGGGGAATATGGGCCATCTTGGAGGAGCGGTACAAACCTGGTCGGCCAACAACTCCCACCTTCACTCGCTGGTGTACTTCAATTCCAATCTCTATGTTTGGGGTCAGGCTGATTATCTGAAAGTTTTTCACTTTAACGGCTCTACATTCGGCATCACTCCAACGTATACCGGGCCGGTTCAAGCGATCGGGCACCCCGGAGGTACACTGTCCATCTCCGCGAATGGCACGTCGAACGGCATCTTGTGGGCGGCAACCAATATGGCCGGGCCGAGCAGCCCAGACGCGTGGCACTCAACGCAGCCTGGCATCCTCTACGCCTACAGCCTGCCGAACATGACGCAACTATGGACCAACCAGCAGAATGCGACACGGGATACCTGCAACAACTACGCAAAGTTCACACCGCCAACCATCGTCAATGGCAAAGTTTACCTGGCCAGCTTCGGGACCGCACAGACGAGCAGCGGACAAGTGTGTGTTTATGGCGCTATCGCTTCTACTAGTCTGATCGCGGACGGCACCTACGTCATCACCAGCGTTCACAGCGGACAAGCCATTGATGATCCCGCATCTTCGAAGACCAATGGCACGATCATGACCCAGTACACGGTCAATAACGGCACGAACCAACAGTGGACGCTGCACAACTTGGGCAACAATGTCGTCACTCTGACCAACGTAGCGAGCGGTGAGTTGCTGGATGTCGTGGGGAACTCGACAGCCAATAGCGCCCTTGTCGATCAATGGCCCGCGAACGGCCAAACTAACCAACAGTGGAATGTCGTTTCCGTGGGTGGAGGCTCCTACGAATTGACTAGCGTCCACAGCGGCGAGGCCCTGGACGTGGATGGTGGGGGAACCACCATGGGCGAGAAACTTGACCAATTTCCGTACCAGGGTAAGCCGTGGCAACAGTGGAAGTTCACCTCCAAGTAGACCCAATGACGCGGGTCGGCAAGTCCGTCGATCCGCGTTGTAAATTCTTTTTCCAGGGAAATCGTTAATGAGCTTTAGCCGCAGGGAATTCTTGACTTCCGCGGTCCTGTCGTCGGCTGCGCTTTCGCTTGAAGCACAAGGAATCCCCGAAACGGCGACTCCCATGCAGGACCATGCAGGACACGCTCACCCCAAACCTGAACGGCCTAAGGTGGCCCGCGTTCCTGCAGTGCTCTCGCGAATCACCGGTACTGCGGGATTAGATGCCGCTTATAGTTGTTTAAAGGCCGGTCGGGATACCCTTCAAGCCGCGCTCCAGATCACGCAGGCGCAGGAAGATTACCAGGACGATGCTACGGCGGGACTAGGCGGTCTGCCCAATGCGAGCGGCGAGGTGCAACTCGATGCCTGCTGCTTTCATGGGCCGACACGTCGAACCGCCGCCGTCGGCGCGGTGCAGGGCATCAAGAACGCTTCTCTGCTAGCCCATACGCTTATGGAACGCACTGCCTACCCGATGCTGGTCGGCGAAGATGCTCAACGGTTTGCCCTAACGCGAAGTTTCGTGCAGCAGGAGCTGCTCACCCGGCGCACACGAGCGGTTTGGGAGCTTTGGAAGCAGCTCCAATTCGTCTTGAGACCGCTCGGTGCAGGCATCTATGACCCGGCTTGGCCAGAGCCGGACAGAGAGACGCATTTTCTTCCCGCGTCACAAGATGAGTTGAACCTCTTGGTGCGCAAGTTCGAACCGCTCGCAGTCAAGGCTGGAATCGGGCCGCAATGGACCTGGCGTGCGGTATATGACGCACTATTTCCCGCCGCCAATCCTCTCTACGTCTCTACGGTAAACGAGAAGCAGGAGATCTCCTGCGCGGCTACGACGAGCGGGCTGCCATGGAGAATGCCGGGGGCGACAAGCGACATCGCCAACCCTGGAACTGGCTGCTATCTCGATCCGGAAGTCGGATCGGCCGGTGCGAGTGGCAACGCCGCTGCCAATATCAAGATAGGAGGTGCGCGACTAATTGTGGAAAACATGCGACAAGGCATGACCCCGGAGGAGGCTGGGATGGATGCTTTACGCAAACTCGTGCAATGGTATCGGAATGACATAGCGGCCTTACGCTTTGTAGAGGTGCTTTACTATGTCCAGCGCAAAGATGGAGCTTATAGCTGTGTTTCGCTTTGGCACGGAGACCGCACGGGGCACGCGCAGCAGTTTGCCATCCATGACGGTGTGCGACGCACCGAGGAGTGTCTGTTCTTACTAGAAGGCAATCCCCCGAATGGCCTTTCGACCTCCCTCCATACATCAATTCGTTTCGCCAGAGCGGCCTTTGAAAGTGGGGCAGCATAAGCCGAGAGAAGCTCGCGCAGGATCTTCTGTTTGTCTTGGAGTCGCGCGATGAGCGGCGTTGCCGCGCTTGTCCTAACCAAGAAAGCCGATCCGCGTCAACAATGCGTCCAGGGATGAACGACTTTAGGCCGAGAGTAGCGGGTTCGATGTAACGTTCCTGTAGGATTTTGGGAAGCGCCCGTGGAGAAAGGGAAAGTTATGTTTGTTTAGGACGCTAGGATTCGCTTGGCTTGCGTTTTGAGATCAAGATGCAGGCTTCAGGATGGCGCGGTAGAGGGTTGATCGTGCGATGTGGAAGCGCGCCGCGATTCGGACACAGGGATCTCGGCTGACTTGAGCAATGCACGGTTGCGCACGGATTGATCGAAACGATCGAAGTGCTGCGGGAGATGAACCGCGACGGTTTGCGGAAAGTGCCGCATAACGCCCCCTTGAGCTTCATTCGGAGGCGCTGGGAAGCGTATGGGTTCTGTCGCAATAAGGGTGTGTGAACGATCAAAGGCCGATAGGATTGGGTTGCTTATGCTGCCAAGGAGTAGAACTGCTGTGCGGGGGTAAAATACACCGATTCCGCTGATCCGGGTGCGGAGTCCGCCTGGGAGTGAGAACTCCGCGACATCTCCGTCGGCCGGGGTCGATAAGTCGCCATTACGTAAATCGCGCAAAGGGAGTCTGCTTGTCAACCAGGTGGGGCATCGCATTCACGCACATGATCAGCAAAGGACAAATGAAAATCGGGGGCAGCGGACAAACCCTCCGGCCGTTGTACTGCCGACTATGATGGCATGGAGGGAGGCACGGAAGACCATAGAAGTGTATTCGGCTCGGCTTTGCGAGACCTCATCGACGAGAATGACAACCTTGCCCGCATAGTGGGGTTTAGCGGGCGTGAGGACTTCGGGCACGGCCCAATGAAAGGCACATGCTCCACACAAAGCTTAGCTGCCTCAGCAATTTGCCGCTGCCATATTCCTGCAAGGATTGGGCGAGGCCCGTATCTGGGCTAAAGCTCCAGACTCGTCGCGAAGTCCCGTTCGGCGCGATTACCGTTGCACTAGTATTAATCTGACCATTGCCGCCAGCGGCACGCTGAAATGCATGGGTGAGGCCAGTCGTATCCTCGGAAGAAGCGCGCAGCGAACGTGTCACAACTTCGCGAACGGCATTGCCATTGGCGAAAGTGGCTGTCTTATATTGCCAAGCCAGGGCAGCACCGAAAGGAAGTTGCACTTCCTCCAATTCTGAATAGGAGTTGTAAGCAAAGCTGTGCTGGTGCCCGGCTCCGTCTGTGATGCTGGCGAGGGACTGCACGGGTTTTGGTTCAGCAGCATCGCTGAAGGGTGACTCAATCTGCAACTCAAAATAGGTAAAGCTATAGTTCTCTTTAGCATTTACTCCACTAATGACAGCGAGTAATCGCGGTGAGTTGCCCGCTTCATACTGAAAGCGATAGGTGGCGCCTTCGATCGAAGAGTAGACGCTCCGTGCGTCGCTGATGCTGAAAAAGACCTCGTGAGTTGAATCGCGCGGGCTGCCCATTACTTCACGCTCGTATCCATTGTTGTTGGGACCTTACGAAAAATGCGGGTGATATCTCGTGCGCCAGGTCTACAGACTCTTCAATGGCGTTGCTGGTTGGAAGAACGCGGACATTTACTTGTTTCTCTCGCGCAAGTCGCAGTCCTGCGACGATGCAAGCTCCCAGCTTCGCGAATTTAGGTCGGTTCATGTCGTCGATAAGGATGTGGTGCTTGTTGTCCGAAAGTGGTGTGTAGTAAATATTTTCGCCTCGACGCTGGAGACGCTGCATCTCCGGGATGCGCTGGGCGATCTCCTCGGGCGTGAAGCCCTTGGTTACGCCGGTCTGCTTGTCCTTATCGAGAATGAAAATCTTGTTCTGGCCGTCGGGCAGCATCTTGATCGAGGTGACGCGGTAACGCTCGGCCTGCACGGCGTCATGGTATTTCTCGAATTGTTGGAGTTCGAGAGAGGCAGCGGTGCCTTGGAATTTGTGATTTGGGACTGCTTGGCTGGGCGTCTCAGCTGGCGCGGGCTGGGGGTGTCTTGGTGATTCCCGGACTGGGGTTTCTTGGTTCCTGACCGCTGGGCTATCAGAGATGTAGAGATTGACCTCGCGGCCTTTTCGGGAGAGCACGGCGATCTCCCCGTCGCCCGGCGCGGTGTCGTGAGTGAAGAGTACTCGCTCCGGAGCTCCGGCCTTAACGCTCTCGATTGCGTAGCCATGTTCGATGTGGCGGGCCTGGTCGGCGGTGAGCTTCGCGAGCGAACCTTTGTCGAGCCGTACTTCGAGATTGCTCGGGTCGATCGCCGTAACCGTCCCCAGTTCGCCTCTGCGGATGCCAACTCGGCGTCCGTGCGGGTGAATTGGACGCGGTCGCCTTTGGCGATTTCGCGCTGCTCTTGACGAAAGACGGCGCTCTCGGCGGTCATCGTTCTCGAAAGATGCGGATCAGGATTTCGCGTGATTCGGGACAACCTTGCTGGCGTCAACCATACGACGCGCGACCGGTTCTGTTGGCGCTTTTACTCGTCTCAGCTTTTGTTCCACTTTTTACACGCTGGCGAGGATCTCGACCAGAGATACGGAGCATAGCGCAGACCACTATGGTTGGTTGTTTTTCGCCATGACAAGAACTGTAAGCGTTGTACATAGTACTTTTCAAGTAGAGCGGCACGAGGATCGTCAGAACTCGGCGCTAGCGGCGCATACAAGTACTTCAGAAAGCGAAGGATGGAGAGGATAAAGACA includes these proteins:
- a CDS encoding DNA-primase RepB domain-containing protein, translated to MLSRKGREVNLYISDSPAVRNQETPVRESPRHPQPAPAETPSQAVPNHKFQGTAASLELQQFEKYHDAVQAERYRVTSIKMLPDGQNKIFILDKDKQTGVTKGFTPEEIAQRIPEMQRLQRRGENIYYTPLSDNKHHILIDDMNRPKFAKLGACIVAGLRLAREKQVNVRVLPTSNAIEESVDLAHEISPAFFVRSQQQWIRA
- a CDS encoding RICIN domain-containing protein encodes the protein MSGFIKSTCQNVVITIHVLMVLACFGNMGHAQNSVLTQHNDNLRDGVNATESVLTPSNVNANQFGLLFKLGVDDQVYAQPLVDDSVSVNGATHSVVYIATTNNSVYAFDANTGAPYWHVNLGTALKVSDIGFGCTDVLNTTGIMSTPVINPSNNTMYVVAETYINGTAAHKLHALSLSTGAEQSGSPVQIQASGFSSEDALQRPGLLLANGNIYFSFASHCDHGSWKGFTFAYNAASLAQVGVFDPSPDDNGAGIWQSGNGDAADSAGYVYWVTGNGTWDGVNDFSESMMKGTPNLGLADWYTPTNPAGLDSGDIDLTSSGPLLLANTSLMIAGGKQGVLNLVNTGNMGHLGGAVQTWSANNSHLHSLVYFNSNLYVWGQADYLKVFHFNGSTFGITPTYTGPVQAIGHPGGTLSISANGTSNGILWAATNMAGPSSPDAWHSTQPGILYAYSLPNMTQLWTNQQNATRDTCNNYAKFTPPTIVNGKVYLASFGTAQTSSGQVCVYGAIASTSLIADGTYVITSVHSGQAIDDPASSKTNGTIMTQYTVNNGTNQQWTLHNLGNNVVTLTNVASGELLDVVGNSTANSALVDQWPANGQTNQQWNVVSVGGGSYELTSVHSGEALDVDGGGTTMGEKLDQFPYQGKPWQQWKFTSK
- a CDS encoding isoaspartyl peptidase/L-asparaginase, yielding MSFSRREFLTSAVLSSAALSLEAQGIPETATPMQDHAGHAHPKPERPKVARVPAVLSRITGTAGLDAAYSCLKAGRDTLQAALQITQAQEDYQDDATAGLGGLPNASGEVQLDACCFHGPTRRTAAVGAVQGIKNASLLAHTLMERTAYPMLVGEDAQRFALTRSFVQQELLTRRTRAVWELWKQLQFVLRPLGAGIYDPAWPEPDRETHFLPASQDELNLLVRKFEPLAVKAGIGPQWTWRAVYDALFPAANPLYVSTVNEKQEISCAATTSGLPWRMPGATSDIANPGTGCYLDPEVGSAGASGNAAANIKIGGARLIVENMRQGMTPEEAGMDALRKLVQWYRNDIAALRFVEVLYYVQRKDGAYSCVSLWHGDRTGHAQQFAIHDGVRRTEECLFLLEGNPPNGLSTSLHTSIRFARAAFESGAA
- a CDS encoding TonB-dependent receptor; translation: MMYFIRRANSRPGDDRPRRSFFARALSFMLLAFSFTLSASAQLTTADILGTVSDASGAVIPGADVKLTNLGTNETHSAVTNDTGDYVFTLLPVGHYSISVKAKGFQESIAKDLSVEAGDRARADIHVQLGSESTVVEVTAQTPLLQADSATVSSTVTAKAVQDLPLNGRNFVQLVQLVPGANEGPGNGLSSGGRPDDRRTNAAGISVNGQDDTLNNWVVDGIDDNERIIGSIGVKPNVEGIQEITVQTNSYAAEAGRTAGGVINIVTRSGTNQFHGSVYEYFRNDIFDGRNYFQSTGRKPELRQNQYGASIGGPIFRDRTFFYFDFEGLRQVSGVTDTGTVPTMGEYDAINSIGGSTPQSLLSVANGTAGLPIDPIALNYLKLFPAPTNGNLTNNFTISPNKTQNGFTYDGRVDHRFNDKNLFFGRYAYNKVDTFTPPNFGIVNGLEISGGRYNFDGPATDVAQQYAFGYTHFFNQSLVLDLRAAYTRINNLSLPLNYGLNADQTIGFPAGMTSFSPFANSLTPISIGPFGDIGDGAYVPLQDIDGTFQYAGTVSWTKGNHNFKFGASLIRRQARNVQSASAVGAYSFNLPTDSNADQLTQQNNQLASTLVGAYNSETRNFNLSPPDYRSWEPSGFAQDSWKINPKLTLLYGLRYDVFTPFTEAHDHISNFDFPEALGLTAANIGDALKVAGVNGVDKQVNIPTDYSNVAPRLGFSYSLMPGTILRGGYGLSFFPGNYTSNADLKNAPFTSIFSPSCQSDLAVAIEEGQNGGAPLPGQNPACSTIGAPGVLNEGLPTPTAPNLTALNTVTGLSFVAEAPHFKSALIQQFNLQVEQQIGPNVFTIGYVGNIGQHLPESINNINQALPYNPLAPLGSAANPVGGARPLNAQLPNLGGVSYINSGGISNYSALQTSFQRRFTKGLAFDANYTWGKALSDITGFSQQGSNQGWSNANPLNIRGIEYGVAENDIQNRFAIGLNYEIQYGREFTGIKKTAFSGWQINLISAWQSGKPFTVINSGAGVDNPEGLGYSNRATPQNSGGNDRPDQLGDARLGNRSINHWFDTTKFAPQPLGTIGTAQRNSLFGPEYRHVDLSLFKTFPVTERVNLQFRVESFNIANTPNFYLQNGQPGDSFGNAGFGTISQTDPNYTPREFQFALKAQF
- a CDS encoding S41 family peptidase; the encoded protein is MPEVLTPAKPHYAGKVVILVDEVSQSRAEYTSMVFRASLHAIIVGSTTAGGFVRCPRFSFVLC